A portion of the uncultured Draconibacterium sp. genome contains these proteins:
- a CDS encoding N-acetylmuramoyl-L-alanine amidase-like domain-containing protein has protein sequence MKTRIIGIVAVILFAFLNAAATDHENKEDKVIYDRIISELQANTDKTTAELVIKAGELLMNTPYVAHTLETQPEQLIINLRELDCTTFAENCLALARTAKTKKPSFKIFTNELQLIRYRDGVIDGYPSRLHYFSEWILDNDKKQTVKSLSKSISDIKFTKNINFMSHHPDSYKPLKNNAVFIEAISKQESNLNNNELYYIPTEKLESLKHKIKNGDIFGITTNVDGLDITHVGIAFFKGDKLHFMHASSKAEKVILSEETLYDYLANRKSATGIMIARPL, from the coding sequence ATGAAAACGAGAATTATTGGGATTGTGGCAGTCATACTTTTTGCTTTTTTAAATGCCGCAGCAACTGATCACGAAAATAAAGAAGATAAAGTTATTTACGATCGAATAATTTCGGAACTGCAGGCAAACACCGACAAAACGACTGCAGAACTGGTTATTAAAGCGGGAGAATTGTTGATGAATACGCCCTACGTTGCACACACACTTGAAACTCAACCAGAACAACTTATTATAAATTTGCGAGAATTAGACTGCACTACTTTTGCCGAGAACTGCCTGGCTTTGGCACGAACTGCAAAAACAAAAAAACCATCATTCAAAATTTTTACAAACGAATTGCAACTTATACGGTATCGAGATGGAGTGATTGACGGTTACCCATCGCGTTTACACTATTTTAGCGAGTGGATTTTGGATAACGATAAAAAGCAAACAGTGAAATCGCTGAGCAAATCAATTAGCGATATAAAGTTTACGAAGAACATAAACTTTATGAGTCATCATCCAGACAGCTATAAACCCCTAAAAAACAATGCTGTATTTATTGAGGCAATTAGCAAACAAGAAAGCAATTTAAACAACAATGAACTTTACTACATTCCTACCGAAAAGCTTGAATCGTTGAAACACAAAATTAAAAATGGTGATATTTTTGGCATTACAACCAACGTTGACGGGCTGGATATTACGCATGTTGGCATAGCTTTTTTTAAAGGCGATAAACTTCACTTTATGCATGCCTCATCAAAAGCGGAGAAAGTAATTTTATCGGAAGAAACACTTTATGATTACCTGGCAAACCGAAAATCTGCTACAGGAATAATGATTGCAAGACCGTTATAG
- a CDS encoding O-acetyl-ADP-ribose deacetylase encodes MSKIRIHRGDITQLKVDAIVNAANKTLLGGGGVDGAIHRAAGPKLLEECRQLNGCETGDAKITKGYNLAAKFVIHTVGPVYNGGKYDEAQKLKSCYWRSLEIAIQNDVKSIAFPNISTGVYGYPKQEAAQIATQTVKEFLEQNDKIEELIFCVFDEENYTIYKNLLN; translated from the coding sequence ATGAGTAAAATTCGAATACATCGGGGTGATATTACACAACTAAAAGTTGATGCCATTGTGAATGCTGCCAACAAAACTTTGTTGGGCGGTGGTGGTGTTGATGGAGCTATTCATCGGGCAGCCGGCCCCAAACTTCTAGAAGAATGCAGGCAACTGAATGGTTGCGAAACCGGCGATGCAAAAATTACTAAAGGCTACAATTTGGCGGCAAAGTTTGTGATTCATACAGTTGGTCCGGTGTACAACGGCGGAAAATACGACGAAGCACAAAAACTAAAATCCTGCTATTGGCGAAGCCTTGAAATTGCAATACAAAACGATGTAAAGTCAATAGCGTTCCCAAATATTAGCACCGGAGTTTACGGTTACCCAAAGCAAGAGGCTGCGCAAATTGCAACACAAACAGTAAAAGAATTTCTTGAACAGAATGATAAAATTGAGGAGTTGATTTTTTGTGTTTTCGATGAAGAAAATTACACCATTTATAAAAACCTGCTAAATTAA